In the Ilumatobacteraceae bacterium genome, one interval contains:
- a CDS encoding heavy metal translocating P-type ATPase — translation MDSADAAAETADDGRDQDRDHEAHHHGGPFGERSELYFAIASAVLWTVGFLTEVTGALGEQALTGTFIASGLFGGYFTLREAIDGIRNKRFEIDFLMLVAAAGAFILGKWEEGALLLALFSLGHALEGYAMGRARRAIEALGELAPATAIVRRDGSDSEVPVEQLEVGDLVLVKPNERIAADGFVVAGTSSVDQAPLTGESIPVDKSAVDDPEAAAQDAAGVSEESRVFAGTLNGSGQIDIYVTRLAKDTTLSKLATMVREAETQASPTQQFTNRFERLFVPTVLILVIVVMVIGPAFGSSWASSFYRAMAVLVAASPCALAIATPSAVLAAVARAGQVGVLVKGGGPLENLGTLRAVAFDKTGTLTEGKPRLTDVIAATAVDESELLDVAVGVEDRSDHPLAAAVVRDGTARYERRRTTSVSGVESITGRGVKATVDGDHVLIGNIALFDENGGLDDSVRADAEQLLENGRTIMIVKRSDRFLGTLGLMDTPRASAQAMISDLRELGIERAIMISGDNQLVADSIAKQVGLTDAWGDLMPDDKVDAIVRLRSEEGKVAMVGDGVNDAPAMANATVGIAMGAAGSDVALETADVALMGDDLAKLPVVIGLSRAASRIIKQNLYASLGMVAFLIPATLAGFVGIGPAVVFHEGSTLLVVGNALRLLAYRFDGADQNGDTSRPAVRVDDHA, via the coding sequence GTGGACAGCGCCGATGCGGCCGCCGAAACCGCCGACGACGGTCGTGACCAAGATCGCGATCACGAGGCTCATCACCACGGCGGACCATTCGGCGAACGGAGCGAGTTGTACTTCGCGATTGCGTCGGCGGTCTTGTGGACGGTTGGTTTCCTCACCGAGGTCACCGGTGCGTTGGGTGAACAGGCCCTGACCGGCACGTTCATCGCGTCGGGCTTGTTCGGCGGGTACTTCACGTTGCGTGAGGCCATCGACGGGATTCGCAACAAGCGGTTCGAGATCGACTTCCTGATGCTGGTCGCCGCAGCAGGCGCGTTCATTCTCGGCAAGTGGGAGGAGGGTGCGCTTCTCCTGGCATTATTCAGCCTCGGTCACGCTCTCGAAGGGTACGCAATGGGTCGTGCCAGACGCGCCATCGAAGCGCTCGGTGAACTCGCACCTGCGACCGCCATCGTCCGACGGGACGGTTCCGACTCGGAAGTCCCGGTTGAGCAACTCGAGGTGGGCGATCTTGTCCTGGTGAAACCGAACGAACGGATCGCCGCAGATGGCTTCGTGGTCGCCGGAACGAGCAGCGTCGATCAGGCTCCGCTGACGGGCGAGAGCATCCCGGTCGACAAGTCTGCGGTAGACGATCCCGAGGCCGCGGCGCAAGATGCTGCGGGCGTGTCCGAGGAATCGAGGGTGTTCGCAGGGACGCTCAACGGCAGCGGACAGATCGATATATACGTGACCCGCCTCGCCAAGGACACGACATTGTCGAAGTTGGCGACGATGGTCCGCGAAGCCGAGACGCAGGCATCGCCGACACAGCAGTTCACGAACCGGTTCGAACGCCTCTTCGTTCCAACCGTGTTGATTCTTGTCATCGTCGTGATGGTCATCGGTCCGGCGTTCGGTTCCTCGTGGGCGAGCTCGTTCTATCGCGCCATGGCGGTACTGGTGGCCGCCAGTCCGTGTGCGTTGGCGATCGCGACGCCCAGCGCTGTGCTCGCCGCGGTCGCGCGGGCCGGACAAGTCGGAGTTCTCGTGAAAGGTGGTGGCCCGTTGGAGAACCTCGGGACGCTACGGGCCGTTGCGTTCGACAAGACGGGCACTCTGACCGAGGGCAAACCGCGGTTGACCGACGTCATCGCGGCAACAGCCGTCGACGAGAGTGAACTCCTCGACGTTGCCGTCGGCGTCGAAGATCGAAGCGACCACCCCCTCGCCGCCGCAGTCGTGCGTGACGGCACCGCTCGATACGAACGGAGGAGGACAACGTCGGTGAGTGGGGTTGAATCGATCACGGGTCGTGGGGTCAAGGCGACCGTTGACGGCGACCACGTGTTGATCGGCAATATCGCCCTGTTCGACGAGAACGGCGGGCTCGACGACTCGGTGCGCGCCGACGCCGAACAGTTGCTCGAGAATGGGCGCACGATCATGATCGTGAAGCGTTCCGACCGCTTCCTCGGAACTCTCGGGTTGATGGACACACCACGCGCCTCGGCTCAAGCAATGATCAGCGACCTTCGCGAGCTCGGGATCGAGCGTGCGATCATGATCTCGGGCGACAACCAGCTCGTTGCCGACTCGATCGCAAAGCAGGTCGGCCTCACCGACGCATGGGGTGACCTGATGCCGGACGACAAGGTCGACGCGATCGTGCGCCTGCGATCCGAAGAGGGCAAGGTCGCCATGGTCGGCGACGGCGTCAACGATGCCCCGGCCATGGCCAACGCGACCGTCGGAATCGCAATGGGTGCTGCAGGATCCGATGTTGCACTCGAAACAGCGGATGTTGCGCTGATGGGTGACGACCTGGCCAAGCTCCCCGTCGTGATCGGATTGAGCCGCGCAGCAAGTCGCATCATCAAACAGAACCTCTATGCGAGCCTCGGAATGGTCGCATTCTTGATTCCAGCCACACTCGCCGGGTTCGTGGGAATCGGACCTGCTGTGGTGTTCCACGAAGGGTCGACCCTCCTCGTCGTCGGAAACGCCCTGCGACTGCTCGCCTATCGCTTCGACGGTGCCGACCAGAACGGCGACACGAGTCGACCCGCAGTCCGGGTCGACGACCACGCCTGA
- a CDS encoding NlpC/P60 family protein — MDELDRLQREADVLAEDYAVAVDDMRRLDGEIIEAEAEVAAQQRNLDELRDDLADVAIRSFTGSGVDVLGPLFSGTTAQSDALRRDQYARVALSTGTATTDDLEQSVADLSDAKDVLDAKQAEAETLALAISRAQGDAVARTAEYEAARSDAEAKLGDLIEAEEERRAAAAFAQLQASTTTSTTAVTPPTSSSDDGRTGSGSNATSAEPAPAATTSENNGSAGEQQDLGEGGNGDGETSTTGPAENSDAEPSGGADDASDNDNQADARPADPPVSGLAGVAIQAALDQLGVPYKYATSLPGVSFDCSGLTHYAWGQAGVYLPRNSRAQQASVPNVPIASAQPGDLLFYYSPISHVGIYLGGGQLVHAPNSGTTVKVANVSWDKVTAVARPG, encoded by the coding sequence GTGGACGAACTCGACCGGCTGCAGCGTGAGGCGGACGTCCTCGCGGAGGACTACGCCGTAGCGGTCGACGACATGCGCCGCCTCGACGGCGAGATCATCGAGGCAGAAGCTGAGGTCGCTGCGCAGCAACGAAACCTCGACGAACTACGTGACGACCTTGCCGACGTCGCGATTCGTTCCTTCACGGGTTCCGGTGTCGACGTGCTCGGACCACTCTTCTCGGGAACCACGGCCCAGAGCGACGCCCTCCGACGTGATCAATACGCTCGGGTAGCCCTCAGCACGGGCACGGCAACCACCGACGATTTGGAACAGTCCGTCGCCGATCTCTCCGACGCCAAGGACGTACTCGACGCGAAGCAGGCCGAGGCCGAGACCCTGGCCTTGGCCATCTCGCGGGCGCAAGGCGACGCGGTGGCGCGGACAGCCGAGTACGAGGCCGCCCGATCTGACGCGGAGGCGAAGCTTGGAGACTTGATCGAGGCCGAGGAGGAGCGTCGCGCAGCAGCTGCGTTCGCGCAGCTGCAAGCATCGACAACTACGTCGACAACCGCAGTGACGCCGCCGACCAGCTCCAGCGATGACGGACGCACCGGAAGTGGGTCCAACGCAACCAGCGCCGAACCGGCCCCCGCGGCAACGACCTCCGAGAACAATGGATCGGCCGGCGAACAGCAGGACCTTGGTGAAGGCGGTAATGGTGACGGCGAAACTAGCACCACCGGACCCGCGGAGAACTCTGATGCTGAGCCCTCCGGCGGCGCCGACGATGCGAGCGACAATGACAACCAAGCAGACGCGCGGCCAGCGGACCCACCGGTCTCCGGCCTGGCCGGCGTAGCGATACAAGCGGCCTTGGATCAACTCGGGGTGCCCTACAAGTATGCGACGTCACTCCCCGGTGTCTCGTTCGATTGCTCCGGCCTGACCCACTATGCGTGGGGACAAGCCGGTGTCTATCTCCCCAGAAACTCGCGTGCACAGCAAGCGTCGGTGCCCAACGTTCCAATTGCCTCGGCGCAACCCGGCGACCTGCTGTTCTATTATTCGCCGATCAGCCATGTTGGCATTTACCTCGGGGGCGGTCAGCTCGTGCACGCTCCGAACTCGGGAACAACCGTCAAGGTCGCGAACGTCAGTTGGGACAAAGTCACCGCGGTCGCGCGCCCTGGCTGA
- a CDS encoding sigma-70 family RNA polymerase sigma factor has translation MIVLVLDLDALARDAQDGDADALERFVRAIQPDVWRFCVHLTRFDVADDLAQESLVRVIEFLPRWNRGPALTWALGVARNVCREHIRRVTRRRTDPVAEPTTAATADHGDVVPVMLVLASLPIDQREAIVLTQLIGLPYASAATVIGCPIGTVRSRVARGRETLAIALNRRSDSQSG, from the coding sequence ATGATCGTGCTTGTGCTCGACCTCGACGCTCTCGCTCGCGACGCACAAGACGGTGATGCGGACGCCCTCGAGCGGTTCGTCCGAGCCATCCAGCCAGACGTGTGGCGATTCTGCGTGCATCTCACCCGGTTCGACGTCGCTGACGACCTCGCCCAAGAATCATTGGTCCGCGTCATCGAGTTCCTGCCACGCTGGAATCGTGGCCCGGCGCTCACGTGGGCGCTCGGAGTCGCCCGAAATGTATGCCGCGAACACATTCGCCGGGTCACCCGTAGGCGCACCGATCCGGTAGCGGAACCAACGACCGCAGCCACCGCCGATCACGGCGATGTCGTGCCCGTCATGCTCGTTCTGGCATCGCTCCCGATCGACCAACGCGAGGCGATCGTGTTGACACAACTCATCGGACTGCCGTACGCGTCGGCAGCCACCGTCATCGGCTGTCCGATCGGCACCGTCAGATCGCGCGTCGCGCGGGGTCGCGAAACACTTGCCATAGCGCTCAATCGTCGATCCGACTCCCAGTCCGGATAG
- a CDS encoding cytochrome c: MTVSGWVGPTLVVLWALGATVVLAGCGGSAASDLQGDAARGATLARVLGCAACHGDANHDAAIGPSWVGSWADDVELSDGDTVRFDAEYVVTSVREPDLQRRIGDWRRMPAFGADQLTDDELNDIVAYLETLG; this comes from the coding sequence ATGACAGTCTCTGGCTGGGTCGGCCCCACGCTGGTCGTGTTGTGGGCGCTGGGCGCAACTGTGGTCCTGGCCGGCTGTGGCGGGTCTGCAGCGTCCGACCTGCAGGGTGATGCCGCACGGGGAGCGACGCTGGCACGCGTTTTGGGCTGCGCCGCGTGTCATGGCGACGCCAACCACGACGCAGCGATCGGACCGTCGTGGGTCGGGTCGTGGGCCGACGATGTCGAACTGTCCGACGGCGACACGGTGAGGTTCGACGCCGAATATGTCGTGACGTCGGTGCGCGAGCCGGATCTGCAACGCCGAATCGGTGACTGGCGTCGTATGCCGGCATTTGGCGCCGATCAACTGACCGACGACGAGTTGAACGACATCGTCGCCTATTTGGAGACTCTCGGATGA
- a CDS encoding copper chaperone PCu(A)C codes for MKPARTFAFVAASMVLAGCAQTANAPSALTVERARIGATPAGADAAAYFDIRAGGDERLTGAATVLSARTSLHEMREVDGGGIMTPVEAVDLPAGVVVRFEPFGDHVMLEDLERDLLSGDKVTITLSFADHESVEVEATVVDLIDLAEENR; via the coding sequence ATGAAGCCGGCTCGCACGTTCGCGTTCGTCGCTGCCAGCATGGTGTTGGCAGGCTGCGCGCAGACCGCCAACGCTCCCAGTGCTTTGACGGTCGAACGTGCCCGCATTGGCGCAACCCCGGCCGGTGCCGACGCGGCAGCGTATTTCGACATCCGGGCGGGTGGCGACGAGCGGCTGACCGGCGCCGCCACCGTCCTTTCGGCGCGCACCTCACTCCACGAGATGCGTGAGGTCGACGGCGGCGGCATCATGACCCCGGTCGAGGCGGTGGACCTGCCCGCCGGTGTCGTCGTGCGATTCGAGCCCTTCGGTGATCATGTGATGCTCGAGGACCTCGAACGTGATCTGCTGTCCGGCGACAAGGTGACGATCACCTTGTCATTCGCCGACCATGAGTCCGTCGAGGTCGAGGCCACGGTCGTCGACCTCATCGATCTTGCCGAGGAGAACCGTTGA
- a CDS encoding SCO family protein has translation MIAIAVVAFLVLGVGLLVGFTRASSQSSSAWVKLATPIEMPEVVLTDTDGRPYDLRDQTAGQVTLLYFGYLNCPDACPIHMAVLGATFDQLEPDVRAQLNVVFVTTDPERDGPDDLREFLDRFDPDFVGLTGSQAELREAQVAAGVPVAVAEPADPDGDYLVGHATQVLVFDTDGIARSVYPFGVRQSDWVADLSKLVDT, from the coding sequence GTGATCGCGATTGCGGTCGTTGCATTCCTCGTGCTCGGCGTCGGGCTGCTCGTCGGTTTCACCCGCGCGTCGTCGCAATCATCATCGGCATGGGTAAAACTCGCGACGCCGATCGAGATGCCGGAGGTCGTGCTGACCGACACCGACGGTCGGCCATATGACCTGCGCGATCAGACTGCGGGCCAGGTGACACTGCTGTACTTCGGGTATCTCAACTGTCCGGATGCGTGCCCGATCCACATGGCAGTGCTCGGTGCGACGTTCGACCAGCTCGAGCCCGACGTGCGCGCACAACTCAACGTCGTGTTCGTCACCACCGACCCCGAGCGCGACGGACCCGACGACCTCCGCGAGTTCCTCGACCGGTTCGACCCTGACTTCGTCGGACTCACCGGCTCGCAGGCCGAGCTACGCGAAGCACAGGTCGCGGCCGGAGTGCCCGTCGCCGTGGCCGAGCCCGCCGATCCGGACGGTGACTACCTCGTCGGCCACGCCACACAGGTGCTCGTGTTCGACACCGACGGCATCGCTCGCAGCGTGTACCCGTTCGGCGTCCGCCAGTCGGACTGGGTTGCGGATCTTTCGAAACTGGTCGACACATGA
- a CDS encoding SCO family protein, translating into MPTAINRTNNSRSGISRTLTAVVLVVAGLAACGGDDDETLVGYQVEPVPHVGTFTVDNASSGEPFVMRAGPGGLLIVFIGFTNCPDACPTALAEVRYAIERLGEQAAPVDVAMVTVDPTRDTPDTLTAFVRGFVDRGIGLRTEDSSELRRLTNAFGATYDTQHDHTGATTDVGHTDQTYLVDDNGDVIVTWTADMTSDDLEHDLRLLLEDRQD; encoded by the coding sequence ATGCCGACAGCAATCAATCGAACCAACAACTCCAGGAGCGGAATCAGCCGCACCCTGACCGCCGTGGTACTCGTCGTGGCCGGACTCGCTGCGTGTGGTGGTGATGACGATGAGACCCTGGTCGGCTATCAGGTCGAACCGGTCCCCCACGTCGGGACCTTCACCGTCGACAACGCGTCCTCCGGTGAACCATTTGTGATGCGCGCCGGCCCCGGCGGCCTCCTGATCGTGTTCATCGGATTCACGAACTGCCCCGATGCCTGCCCAACCGCCCTCGCTGAGGTCCGCTACGCCATCGAACGACTCGGCGAGCAAGCGGCACCAGTCGATGTCGCGATGGTCACCGTCGACCCGACCCGCGACACACCCGACACGCTCACCGCCTTCGTCCGAGGCTTCGTCGATCGCGGCATCGGGCTACGAACCGAAGACTCATCAGAGCTTCGCCGACTCACCAACGCGTTCGGCGCCACCTACGACACCCAGCACGACCACACCGGCGCCACCACCGACGTCGGCCACACCGACCAGACCTACCTCGTCGATGACAACGGCGACGTCATCGTCACGTGGACCGCCGACATGACCAGCGACGATCTGGAACACGATCTCCGGCTGCTGCTCGAGGATCGTCAGGACTGA
- a CDS encoding cytochrome c oxidase assembly protein, which produces MRWWCSQLYEPWSWSPRPYLGVWIILAILVVVRARTLRRRRRHTDSVGVTSRQRVAFWFGLFGFWLASDWPVGTLGAGYLASLHMTQYMLYTFMAAPLLLLAAPEWWVRRLLARTKTYQLVAWASKPLRAAVIANAILIATHAPWTVDNLRVSQIGSFVLDVIWILGGLIVWYPVVGPLPEHRVASPPLRCAFLFAAAGVSSLIPAGFLTFANNPLYRSYEIAPRVGLDPLDDQQLAGAIMKVGALPVIWVTMAVIWVRWATAERTADQDVARADQQPTKPERKP; this is translated from the coding sequence ATGAGGTGGTGGTGTTCCCAGCTCTACGAGCCCTGGTCATGGAGCCCGCGGCCGTACCTCGGTGTGTGGATAATTCTCGCAATACTCGTCGTTGTTCGCGCCCGCACGCTGCGGCGTCGCCGGCGCCATACCGATTCGGTTGGGGTGACCTCGCGTCAACGGGTCGCGTTCTGGTTCGGACTCTTCGGGTTCTGGCTCGCCTCGGATTGGCCGGTCGGCACACTTGGTGCTGGCTACCTCGCGTCACTCCACATGACCCAGTACATGCTGTATACGTTCATGGCCGCACCCCTGCTGCTGCTAGCCGCGCCAGAATGGTGGGTTCGGCGACTCCTCGCCCGTACCAAGACTTACCAACTCGTCGCGTGGGCCTCGAAGCCGCTCCGCGCCGCGGTCATCGCCAATGCGATCCTGATTGCTACTCATGCGCCGTGGACGGTCGACAATCTTCGAGTCAGCCAAATTGGATCGTTCGTCCTCGACGTCATCTGGATTCTCGGCGGTCTTATCGTCTGGTACCCCGTCGTCGGTCCGCTCCCCGAACATCGAGTCGCGTCCCCGCCACTCCGTTGCGCCTTCCTGTTCGCCGCCGCCGGCGTCTCGTCGCTGATCCCAGCCGGCTTCCTGACGTTTGCCAACAATCCGCTCTACCGAAGCTATGAGATCGCCCCACGCGTCGGCCTCGACCCTCTCGACGACCAGCAACTCGCCGGCGCGATCATGAAGGTCGGCGCCCTTCCCGTCATCTGGGTCACGATGGCGGTCATCTGGGTCCGTTGGGCGACCGCCGAACGCACCGCCGACCAAGACGTCGCCCGCGCCGACCAGCAACCCACCAAGCCAGAGCGGAAACCTTGA
- the ctaD gene encoding cytochrome c oxidase subunit I, with translation MHTTGWKSWLFTVDHKKLGIMYGVAAFAFFLIGGLEALLIRAQLAGPDGTVLSADMYNQMFTMHATTMVFLFVMPMAAAFANVLVPLQIGARDVAFPRINAFGFWCFLAGAIFINTSWFLGGAADGGWFMYAPNSSVPFSPTNGIDFWTLGLQITGIASLTSAINLIVTVINMRAPGMTLMKMPIFTWMVLVTQFLLLFAIPVITVALFLLMFQRQFDATFFSVEAGADPLLWQHLFWIFGHPEVYILILPSFGIVSEVLPVFSKKPLFGYPLVVFSGAAIGFMGWGVWAHHMFASGLGPISVAVFSVSTMAIAIPTGVKIVNWTMTLWGGKLRFTTAMLFAIGLIVQFTIGGLSGVTHAVAPSDSQQTDTYYVVAHFHYVLFGGAVLGLFAGFYYWWPKVFGKMLSERIGRWNFGVMVIGLNLTFGPMHVIGLQGQPRRMYVWTEARAGEGIFNLGFWNLVASLGSLVLAIGVFLFVVNIVVSHRKHGPAPLDPWDARSLEWLTTNPPKEHNFDVIPTVSNLDEFFHRKYEDRGVDGHHDFQQIATAEEIIAQQEADADAHIHLPSPSYWPIVTAFALPIIAYGVIFNLILAAAGALILLIAVFGWSLEPHTEPDDDSDSGFDTDGVGLDVTV, from the coding sequence GTGCACACGACCGGCTGGAAGTCCTGGCTGTTCACGGTCGATCACAAGAAGCTCGGCATCATGTACGGGGTCGCAGCCTTCGCATTCTTTCTGATTGGCGGACTCGAGGCGCTGCTGATTCGCGCACAACTCGCAGGGCCAGATGGCACGGTGCTCTCGGCTGACATGTACAACCAGATGTTCACGATGCACGCGACAACGATGGTGTTTCTGTTCGTGATGCCGATGGCGGCGGCGTTCGCGAACGTCCTCGTGCCGCTTCAGATCGGCGCACGCGATGTGGCCTTCCCCCGAATCAACGCGTTCGGGTTCTGGTGCTTCCTCGCCGGCGCGATCTTCATCAACACGTCCTGGTTCCTCGGCGGTGCGGCGGACGGCGGTTGGTTCATGTATGCGCCCAACTCGTCGGTGCCGTTCTCGCCAACGAATGGCATCGATTTCTGGACGCTCGGATTGCAGATCACTGGCATTGCGTCGCTCACCAGCGCCATCAACCTGATCGTCACCGTCATCAACATGCGGGCCCCGGGCATGACCTTGATGAAGATGCCGATCTTCACATGGATGGTGCTCGTCACCCAGTTTCTACTGTTGTTCGCCATCCCGGTGATCACCGTGGCGCTGTTTCTGTTGATGTTTCAACGCCAGTTCGACGCAACATTCTTTTCTGTCGAGGCTGGTGCCGACCCGCTGCTGTGGCAGCACCTGTTCTGGATCTTTGGCCACCCAGAGGTGTACATCTTGATCCTGCCGTCGTTCGGCATCGTCTCCGAGGTGCTTCCGGTGTTCTCGAAGAAGCCGCTGTTTGGCTACCCGCTCGTCGTCTTCTCCGGCGCTGCAATCGGGTTCATGGGATGGGGCGTGTGGGCTCACCACATGTTCGCCTCCGGCCTCGGGCCGATCTCGGTTGCCGTCTTCTCCGTCTCGACCATGGCCATCGCGATCCCCACCGGTGTCAAGATTGTCAACTGGACGATGACCCTCTGGGGCGGCAAACTTCGATTCACGACAGCAATGTTGTTCGCGATCGGGCTGATCGTGCAGTTCACGATTGGCGGGCTCTCAGGCGTCACACACGCCGTTGCGCCGTCTGATTCTCAGCAGACCGACACCTACTACGTCGTCGCACACTTCCACTACGTGCTCTTCGGTGGTGCTGTGTTGGGGCTCTTCGCCGGGTTCTACTACTGGTGGCCAAAAGTCTTCGGCAAGATGCTGTCGGAACGGATCGGTCGTTGGAACTTCGGTGTGATGGTGATCGGGCTCAACCTCACGTTCGGACCCATGCACGTGATCGGACTCCAAGGTCAGCCACGTCGAATGTACGTGTGGACCGAAGCGCGTGCCGGCGAGGGAATCTTCAATCTCGGCTTCTGGAATCTTGTTGCGTCATTGGGTTCGCTGGTGCTGGCCATCGGTGTGTTCCTCTTCGTTGTGAACATCGTCGTGTCGCATCGCAAACACGGGCCTGCTCCGCTGGATCCGTGGGATGCGCGCTCGCTGGAGTGGCTCACGACCAACCCTCCGAAGGAACACAACTTCGACGTGATCCCGACCGTGAGCAATCTCGACGAGTTCTTCCACCGCAAGTACGAAGATCGCGGCGTGGACGGGCACCACGACTTCCAACAGATCGCCACGGCGGAGGAGATCATCGCCCAGCAGGAAGCCGATGCCGACGCGCACATCCATCTTCCGTCGCCGTCGTATTGGCCAATCGTGACGGCGTTCGCGCTGCCAATCATCGCCTACGGGGTGATCTTCAACCTGATCCTCGCCGCAGCCGGTGCCCTGATCCTGCTGATCGCCGTTTTCGGTTGGAGTCTCGAACCACACACCGAACCCGACGACGACTCCGACTCCGGGTTCGACACCGACGGAGTTGGACTCGACGTCACTGTGTGA
- a CDS encoding DUF411 domain-containing protein, producing MRDDPDRATRRATLGIPNEAAGCHTALIEGYALEGHVPVGAIDRLLTDRPDLIGLAVTGMPSDSPGMGGNEATWESQAVQSIATNGTLALYEY from the coding sequence ATGAGGGACGATCCTGACCGTGCGACACGTCGCGCAACGCTCGGCATCCCGAACGAAGCGGCCGGGTGCCACACCGCACTCATCGAGGGCTATGCGCTCGAGGGTCACGTTCCAGTCGGCGCGATCGATCGGCTCCTGACCGACCGGCCAGACCTGATCGGACTCGCTGTCACGGGTATGCCCAGTGACTCGCCCGGCATGGGTGGGAACGAAGCGACCTGGGAATCCCAAGCGGTTCAATCGATCGCGACGAACGGGACACTCGCACTCTACGAATACTGA
- a CDS encoding type II CAAX endopeptidase family protein, whose protein sequence is MSVHAGDVLAVALLAAIVTPAVVGIARATANTINGRLAGTDRRAPILRATLATIPGRFPTKGGLGVLTWLTAWVAAQVVAAVVIAASGHDDPLPIPVLAIAMVGSWSVYGIAVWAASWRLGTGDIRNDVGLTFRTIDLIGVPTGVAIQLIAIPLIYVPLRALWPTAFDDASLQRNATDLVDRAGGFSIVVLVLLVVVGAPLVEEIVYRGLLQRSVTTSTTRVAGWITVAAVFTIVHFRPVEYPGLAVFALIVGAAAMRTRRLGLPIAIHVGFNAAGLTLALW, encoded by the coding sequence ATGAGTGTGCATGCCGGAGACGTGTTGGCCGTCGCCTTGCTCGCCGCGATCGTGACACCAGCCGTCGTGGGGATCGCACGAGCAACGGCCAACACCATCAACGGACGTCTCGCCGGCACAGATCGACGTGCCCCGATTCTCCGGGCGACGCTGGCGACAATACCCGGTCGCTTTCCGACCAAGGGGGGTCTCGGCGTTCTCACGTGGCTGACCGCGTGGGTGGCAGCTCAGGTCGTCGCCGCCGTCGTGATTGCCGCCAGCGGGCACGATGATCCTCTCCCGATCCCGGTCCTTGCGATCGCGATGGTCGGCTCTTGGAGTGTGTACGGCATCGCTGTCTGGGCAGCGTCGTGGCGGCTCGGCACCGGCGACATCCGCAACGACGTTGGCCTCACGTTCCGCACGATCGACCTGATCGGCGTCCCGACGGGTGTCGCGATCCAACTCATCGCCATCCCGCTGATCTACGTGCCGCTGCGGGCATTGTGGCCGACGGCGTTCGACGATGCCAGCCTGCAACGCAACGCGACCGACCTGGTCGACCGGGCCGGCGGATTCTCGATCGTCGTCCTGGTGCTACTCGTCGTCGTCGGAGCTCCGCTCGTCGAAGAGATCGTCTATCGCGGGCTGCTCCAACGCTCCGTCACGACCAGTACAACGCGTGTAGCGGGATGGATCACCGTCGCCGCCGTGTTCACGATCGTACACTTCCGACCCGTCGAGTATCCTGGGCTCGCCGTCTTCGCGCTCATCGTCGGCGCCGCGGCAATGAGAACCCGGCGGCTCGGCCTCCCAATTGCGATCCACGTCGGCTTCAACGCCGCAGGCCTGACGCTCGCTCTTTGGTAG